One Psychrosphaera aestuarii DNA window includes the following coding sequences:
- the gspG gene encoding type II secretion system major pseudopilin GspG, translated as MIVIAILGMIAGLVVPNLMGQSDEAKLQSTAIEIRNLESTLDMYKLKGGTYPTTEQGLEALVTKPEMEPIPRNYPANGYLKKVPVDKWGNEYQLVSPGEMGQYDLFSMGPDGEAGTEDDIGNWNADEYL; from the coding sequence ATGATCGTAATTGCTATTTTAGGCATGATCGCCGGTCTAGTTGTACCAAATTTAATGGGTCAATCTGACGAGGCTAAATTGCAAAGTACAGCAATTGAAATTCGTAACTTAGAGTCTACTTTAGACATGTATAAGTTAAAAGGTGGCACTTACCCAACGACAGAACAAGGTCTTGAGGCACTAGTCACTAAACCGGAAATGGAACCTATTCCTCGCAACTATCCAGCTAATGGTTATTTGAAAAAAGTGCCGGTGGATAAGTGGGGCAACGAGTATCAGCTTGTTAGTCCTGGCGAAATGGGTCAGTACGATTTGTTTTCGATGGGGCCAGACGGTGAAGCGGGTACTGAGGATGATATTGGTAACTGGAATGCCGACGAGTACTTATAA